From the genome of Thermoflexus hugenholtzii, one region includes:
- a CDS encoding alcohol dehydrogenase catalytic domain-containing protein translates to MISHARALIYHSREDLRIAEVPLRPLTEGEVLVRIRVCGLCPGEIMDWYMAKKAPFTPGHELVGEVVAVGPGVTAFQGGERVVVHHHAPCGACRFCRRGDYVHCPTWRSTRLIPGGLSTYAIVPPPVVDRDLLPIPDYVPDEVATFTEPLATVVKALRRAGLREGDRVAVIGLGVMGLLHGMVALRWGAERVWGIERLPARREIAARFGIRPLSPEEAAERIREESEGWGADVVVIGPGSVEAIALGWSLAAPGGTLLLFTPTPPEARWPVDVHTLYFREIRVVPSYSAGPPDMREALALLSEGLPVESLITHRLSLEEAPQGYQAMRSYEALKVLVYPFR, encoded by the coding sequence ATGATCTCCCATGCCCGGGCCCTGATCTACCACAGCCGGGAGGATCTGCGGATCGCGGAGGTCCCCCTGCGGCCCCTGACGGAGGGGGAAGTGCTGGTGCGCATCCGGGTCTGCGGGCTGTGCCCCGGGGAGATCATGGACTGGTATATGGCGAAGAAGGCCCCCTTCACCCCCGGCCACGAGCTGGTCGGCGAGGTGGTGGCCGTGGGCCCGGGGGTCACCGCCTTTCAAGGCGGGGAGCGCGTGGTGGTGCATCACCACGCCCCATGCGGCGCGTGCCGGTTCTGCCGGCGGGGCGATTACGTGCACTGCCCCACCTGGCGCTCCACCCGCCTGATCCCCGGCGGCCTCAGCACCTACGCCATCGTCCCCCCGCCGGTGGTGGACCGGGATCTCCTTCCGATCCCCGACTATGTCCCGGATGAGGTCGCAACCTTCACCGAGCCTTTGGCCACAGTGGTGAAAGCCCTGCGGCGGGCCGGGCTGCGGGAGGGGGATCGGGTGGCGGTGATCGGGCTGGGGGTGATGGGGCTGTTGCACGGGATGGTGGCCCTGCGGTGGGGGGCCGAACGCGTGTGGGGGATCGAGCGGCTTCCCGCGCGCCGGGAGATCGCCGCCCGGTTCGGGATCCGCCCGCTCTCTCCCGAGGAGGCAGCGGAACGGATCCGGGAGGAGAGCGAGGGATGGGGGGCGGACGTGGTCGTCATCGGCCCGGGCTCCGTGGAGGCCATCGCCCTGGGATGGTCCCTCGCGGCGCCAGGAGGGACGCTGTTGCTGTTCACCCCCACGCCTCCCGAGGCCCGCTGGCCGGTCGATGTCCATACGCTCTATTTCCGGGAGATCCGCGTGGTCCCCAGCTACTCCGCGGGCCCTCCGGATATGCGCGAAGCCCTGGCCCTCCTCTCGGAAGGCCTGCCGGTGGAATCCCTGATCACCCACCGCCTGTCCCTGGAGGAGGCCCCTCAGGGATATCAGGCCATGCGCTCCTACGAGGCGTTGAAGGTCCTGGTGTATCCGTTCCGGTGA
- a CDS encoding cupin domain-containing protein has protein sequence MAEIREKATLQFGRRISFDARTFRWEGVEPEAYKFSLGDARGMGWRGITRFTLGGPPDIPCRFQMRYFELAPGAYSSLEKHQHIHLIIVIRGKGKALVGPEVFEVAPFDIVYVPPEVPHRWINDGDEPFGFLCPVDAERDPPRPVDEEEWKALKRNPKTAPYVF, from the coding sequence ATGGCAGAGATCCGAGAGAAAGCGACCCTCCAATTCGGCCGGCGGATCTCCTTTGATGCCCGGACCTTCCGCTGGGAAGGCGTGGAACCGGAGGCCTACAAGTTCAGCCTGGGGGATGCCCGCGGGATGGGCTGGCGGGGGATCACCCGCTTCACCCTGGGGGGGCCGCCGGACATCCCCTGCCGGTTCCAGATGCGTTACTTCGAGCTGGCCCCCGGCGCCTACTCCAGCCTGGAGAAACACCAGCACATCCACCTCATCATCGTCATCCGGGGGAAGGGGAAGGCCCTGGTCGGGCCGGAGGTCTTCGAGGTCGCCCCCTTCGACATCGTCTACGTCCCCCCGGAGGTCCCCCATCGCTGGATCAACGACGGCGATGAACCCTTCGGGTTCCTCTGCCCGGTGGACGCGGAGCGCGATCCCCCACGCCCGGTCGATGAAGAAGAATGGAAAGCCCTCAAGCGGAATCCGAAGACCGCGCCCTACGTGTTCTGA